One region of Planctomycetia bacterium genomic DNA includes:
- the hpt gene encoding hypoxanthine phosphoribosyltransferase, producing the protein MQVLLTAEQIQKRIEQMAQEIALDFGSEPITLIGILNGSLMFMADLLRALKVPTRIGFLRASSYRGSTTRPGHLEILPGLVPDVNGRHVILLDDILDTARTLSGVVSFLRGQEPASLKVAVLLRKRGRQEIPFEPDYTGFEIPDAFVIGYGLDFNDDYRQLPYIGILDETKLHLAHHPEVITEAVMENAFKS; encoded by the coding sequence ATGCAGGTACTCCTTACTGCTGAGCAAATTCAGAAACGCATTGAGCAGATGGCACAGGAAATCGCCCTCGATTTCGGATCAGAACCCATCACCCTCATTGGAATACTTAACGGCAGCCTGATGTTCATGGCAGACCTGCTGCGAGCGTTAAAAGTACCCACCCGTATCGGGTTCCTGCGAGCTTCCAGCTATCGAGGCTCCACTACCAGGCCGGGACATCTGGAAATCCTTCCTGGATTAGTTCCCGATGTCAATGGGCGACATGTTATCCTGCTTGATGATATTCTGGATACCGCACGGACGTTGTCTGGCGTCGTCTCATTCCTGCGTGGCCAGGAGCCTGCTTCGTTGAAAGTCGCTGTGCTGCTCCGCAAACGGGGCAGGCAGGAAATCCCGTTTGAACCCGATTACACCGGCTTCGAAATACCTGATGCTTTCGTGATTGGCTACGGCCTCGATTTCAATGATGATTATCGCCAGTTGCCTTACATCGGTATTCTGGATGAGACCAAATTGCATCTAGCTCATCATCCTGAAGTAATCACCGAAGCGGTGATGGAAAATGCATTCAAAAGCTGA
- a CDS encoding serine acetyltransferase, translating into MTTPDPLPLLTAKLVETYSASGIASHLGQHPMPSREAIRGVLDDLFELVYPGYTRRQNLHLGNITYHVGDLLDGLHDRLSRQISRALRHDPHCPESSEDVEQIAKQRAHQYLSKLPAIRKSLEQDVQAAMDGDPAATSTAEIVFCYPGLYAITVYRLSHALLQLKVPLIPRMMAEYSHSQTGIDIHPAASIGPRFFIDHGTGVVIGATCIIGQNVTLYQGVTLGAYNFPRDDAGNLIRTTKRHPTLEDHVIVYANASVLGGDTTVGHHSIIGSNVRLSHSVAPYSSVIIGEPSLRIRTKNQPNDNLQFDI; encoded by the coding sequence ATGACCACGCCGGACCCGTTGCCGCTGCTGACCGCCAAGCTGGTGGAAACCTATTCCGCATCAGGTATTGCCAGCCATCTGGGGCAGCATCCCATGCCCAGCCGGGAGGCGATTCGTGGCGTACTCGACGACTTGTTCGAACTGGTGTATCCAGGCTATACGCGTCGACAGAACCTGCACCTCGGCAATATCACATATCACGTTGGTGATTTGCTGGATGGCCTTCATGATCGTTTATCCAGGCAAATCAGTCGGGCACTGCGGCACGATCCTCATTGCCCGGAGTCTTCAGAGGATGTGGAACAGATTGCCAAACAGCGGGCACACCAGTATCTGAGCAAATTGCCTGCTATTCGAAAATCACTGGAGCAGGATGTGCAGGCAGCTATGGATGGTGACCCGGCTGCAACGAGTACCGCTGAGATTGTCTTCTGTTATCCGGGCCTCTATGCGATTACGGTATACCGTCTTTCGCATGCGCTACTGCAGTTGAAAGTACCTCTGATCCCCCGCATGATGGCAGAATACTCCCACAGCCAGACGGGCATTGACATCCATCCTGCAGCCTCGATAGGTCCCCGGTTTTTCATCGATCATGGTACCGGTGTTGTCATTGGCGCCACCTGCATCATAGGCCAGAACGTTACGCTCTATCAGGGTGTAACCCTGGGTGCCTACAACTTCCCCCGTGATGATGCGGGCAATCTGATTCGCACTACCAAGCGGCATCCAACGCTCGAAGACCATGTCATAGTTTATGCAAATGCTTCAGTCCTGGGTGGCGATACGACAGTGGGGCATCACAGCATCATCGGTTCCAATGTCCGGTTGTCCCATTCCGTGGCGCCTTATTCCAGCGTGATCATCGGCGAGCCATCGCTTCGCATTCGCACGAAGAATCAACCCAACGACAATCTGCAATTCGATATCTAA